In Bacteroidota bacterium, one genomic interval encodes:
- a CDS encoding T9SS type A sorting domain-containing protein, with product MKRTSTLLSTILFSVLLQAQPNYRTFDQAELSLPKETKAGRVGNRYLRFIFHNTRTDTVWGLHVHFSRVPLAFDVAHDMHLRIPWNDSLDLITLSDPILPDSSVAFYLLIHNSIMKYTTVEWWWWLGGIPDSDWQNAPLSRIGPVNAGMHADGILDTYIRPNAGNVRDYLYKRIITRPDGLILGLEQRDHDSARVRGWIRYVNADRRFFPHSATPRCLDEIVTGLGGVKPFVGQLRNPHVPKHNNLLLGDLHALKLAVIANDYGMTEPDTPATRLGDLIYSDPGNPGEAFNNLTVRQIAHLADSALTYCSNFDPSFYGHVDSVISRINNAFNGPYTATSFQPLRIAGRSPLPLFLHPNASASPPVLHRAGSELGVDEPDRFALGQNFPNPFNPLTTIEFELADEALVTIDIYDILGVKVATLASKEHFDQGANEVEFDGSRVSSGVYFYRIRAENLDGSRLLYSGIRKMILLK from the coding sequence GTGAAACGTACATCCACTCTGTTGTCCACCATTCTCTTTTCCGTTCTACTCCAGGCGCAACCGAACTATCGCACCTTCGACCAGGCGGAGCTCAGTCTCCCCAAGGAGACGAAGGCGGGCAGAGTTGGGAATAGATATCTCCGCTTTATCTTCCACAATACCCGGACCGACACGGTCTGGGGCCTTCATGTTCACTTCTCCAGGGTGCCACTGGCGTTCGACGTCGCCCACGACATGCATTTACGCATTCCCTGGAATGACAGTCTCGATCTGATAACGCTCTCCGACCCGATTCTCCCGGATAGTTCTGTCGCGTTTTATCTGCTCATTCACAACAGCATTATGAAATACACGACCGTTGAATGGTGGTGGTGGCTTGGAGGAATTCCGGACAGCGACTGGCAGAACGCACCGTTAAGCCGGATCGGCCCCGTCAACGCCGGAATGCATGCTGATGGAATACTTGACACCTATATTCGGCCCAATGCCGGAAACGTGCGCGACTATCTCTATAAAAGGATCATCACAAGGCCGGATGGCCTCATCCTTGGCCTCGAGCAAAGAGATCACGACAGCGCCCGGGTGCGGGGATGGATCAGATATGTAAATGCGGACAGGAGGTTCTTTCCACACAGCGCAACTCCCCGTTGTCTCGATGAAATCGTCACCGGTTTGGGGGGAGTGAAGCCGTTCGTCGGCCAGTTGAGGAATCCACATGTACCGAAACACAACAATCTCCTCCTTGGAGACCTGCATGCCCTTAAGCTTGCGGTCATCGCGAACGATTACGGGATGACTGAACCCGACACCCCTGCCACGCGGCTGGGTGACCTGATCTACTCCGACCCCGGTAATCCGGGTGAAGCGTTTAACAATCTGACCGTTCGCCAGATTGCCCATCTGGCGGATTCGGCGCTGACCTATTGTTCGAACTTCGACCCGTCCTTCTATGGTCATGTCGACTCTGTCATCAGCCGCATCAATAACGCCTTCAACGGACCCTATACTGCGACTTCATTTCAACCCCTTCGAATCGCGGGTAGAAGTCCGCTTCCCTTATTTCTACACCCCAATGCTTCCGCATCGCCCCCCGTTCTGCATCGGGCGGGATCTGAACTTGGCGTCGATGAACCCGATCGCTTCGCGCTCGGACAGAATTTCCCAAACCCATTCAATCCTCTGACGACGATCGAATTTGAACTCGCGGACGAAGCGCTGGTAACAATCGACATTTATGACATCCTGGGCGTGAAGGTTGCCACCCTCGCTTCAAAAGAACATTTCGATCAGGGCGCGAACGAGGTGGAGTTCGACGGTTCGAGGGTTTCGTCCGGAGTCTATTTTTACCGGATCCGGGCGGAGAACCTCGATGGAAGCAGGCTTCTCTATAGCGGTATCAGGAAAATGATTCTTCTAAAATAG
- the miaB gene encoding tRNA (N6-isopentenyl adenosine(37)-C2)-methylthiotransferase MiaB — translation MAEKKKRIYIETYGCQMNVSDSEVVLGILSEAGHEVTTSLEDADVVLVNTCSVRENAEQRVYGRLGEFKRLKARKPEVVVGLLGCMAERLRGKLSGVKAQGVGQIVDVIIGPDEYRKVNTLIENAWHGQKGVAVQLSRVETYDDITPLRTDGVSAWITVMRGCDKFCSFCVVPFTRGRERSRQLSTIVNEVEALSSRGFKEVTLLGQNVNSYRDGNDDFADLLAAVAGVDASVRVRFTTSHPQDMSDKLIGTIAGRKNICNYVHLPVQSGSDRILGLMNRTYNRAHYERLVRNIREAIPRVTLTTDTITGFPTETEEDHRRTLELMEQVRYDGAYTFKYSPREATPSFNMGDDVSDEVKSRRIGEVLELQKSISEEINRGLVGQSFEVLVEGESKKSPDEWQGRTDGNKTVIFPKNGYLAGQYVNVTIQRAGAATLFGVADPGGDHLAPRRDLSRHPQPTRPSEIAA, via the coding sequence ATGGCTGAAAAAAAGAAGCGAATCTACATCGAAACATACGGTTGCCAGATGAACGTCTCTGACTCGGAGGTCGTTCTGGGCATTCTTTCCGAAGCGGGACACGAAGTGACTACCTCGCTTGAGGATGCGGATGTCGTTCTGGTCAATACCTGCAGCGTGCGCGAAAACGCGGAGCAGAGGGTCTATGGGAGGCTCGGGGAATTCAAGCGGCTCAAGGCGAGGAAACCGGAAGTCGTAGTCGGATTGTTGGGTTGTATGGCGGAGCGGCTCCGCGGCAAGCTGAGCGGCGTGAAGGCCCAGGGGGTGGGCCAGATCGTCGATGTGATCATCGGACCCGACGAATACCGCAAAGTGAACACGCTCATCGAGAACGCCTGGCACGGCCAGAAGGGAGTGGCCGTCCAGCTCTCGAGGGTTGAAACCTACGACGATATCACCCCGTTGCGGACGGACGGAGTGAGCGCATGGATTACCGTTATGAGGGGATGCGACAAATTCTGCTCCTTCTGCGTCGTCCCGTTCACTCGCGGCCGGGAACGAAGCAGGCAGCTCTCAACGATCGTCAACGAGGTCGAGGCGCTTTCCTCGCGGGGGTTCAAGGAAGTCACCTTGCTGGGGCAAAACGTGAACTCCTACCGTGACGGCAATGACGATTTCGCAGATCTCCTCGCAGCCGTCGCCGGCGTCGATGCATCCGTCCGCGTCCGATTCACGACTTCCCATCCGCAGGACATGTCCGATAAGCTCATCGGTACCATCGCAGGCAGGAAGAATATCTGCAATTATGTCCATCTGCCGGTCCAGTCCGGGTCAGACAGAATTCTCGGGCTGATGAACCGGACCTACAATCGCGCTCACTATGAGCGGCTGGTTCGGAATATCCGAGAGGCGATTCCCCGGGTCACGCTCACGACCGACACCATCACGGGATTTCCCACCGAGACCGAGGAGGATCACCGCCGGACGCTCGAATTAATGGAGCAGGTACGGTACGACGGCGCCTACACGTTCAAGTATTCCCCCAGAGAGGCCACTCCCTCGTTCAACATGGGAGACGACGTTTCCGACGAGGTGAAGTCGAGGCGGATCGGCGAAGTCCTCGAGCTGCAGAAATCAATTTCGGAAGAGATCAACCGGGGGCTCGTCGGGCAATCCTTCGAAGTCCTTGTCGAGGGCGAGAGCAAGAAATCGCCCGATGAATGGCAGGGACGCACGGACGGCAACAAAACCGTCATATTTCCGAAGAACGGTTATTTGGCCGGGCAATATGTCAACGTCACCATTCAGCGGGCGGGTGCCGCCACGCTCTTCGGCGTCGCCGATCCCGGGGGAGA